Proteins found in one Bacteroidota bacterium genomic segment:
- a CDS encoding sigma-70 family RNA polymerase sigma factor, producing the protein MKMLFQRHNKERQSMADLDLIAQYRGTGDSAFVGELFERYSVQIYAICRKYFKDQDEAKDTAMEVFEYLLVELKKYDIQTFKSWLARATSNFCLMRIRKTRSIEGKAEEFKNNELAVMESSHDLHPEAEASEKELELQRLEAAIGGLNAEQKTCVELFFLQGKSYDEVAQLTGYNYNQVKSHIQNGKRNLKIRLTEGNE; encoded by the coding sequence GTGAAGATGTTGTTTCAAAGGCACAACAAAGAGCGCCAATCGATGGCGGACCTCGACCTGATCGCGCAGTACCGCGGTACAGGTGACAGTGCTTTTGTGGGTGAGCTCTTCGAAAGGTATTCGGTCCAGATTTACGCCATCTGCCGCAAATACTTCAAAGATCAAGACGAGGCCAAAGACACCGCCATGGAGGTGTTTGAGTACCTCTTGGTCGAACTCAAGAAATACGACATCCAAACCTTCAAGAGTTGGCTGGCACGTGCGACATCCAATTTTTGCCTGATGCGCATCCGCAAGACGCGGTCGATCGAGGGCAAAGCCGAAGAATTTAAAAATAATGAACTCGCGGTTATGGAATCCAGCCATGACCTGCACCCTGAAGCTGAAGCCTCCGAAAAGGAACTCGAGCTCCAACGACTCGAAGCCGCGATCGGAGGCCTCAATGCGGAACAGAAAACCTGCGTGGAGCTGTTTTTCCTGCAGGGCAAGTCGTATGACGAGGTTGCCCAACTTACAGGATACAACTACAACCAGGTCAAAAGCCACATTCAAAACGGAAAGCGGAACCTGAAAATCCGCCTGACAGAAGGCAATGAGTAA